Proteins encoded within one genomic window of Companilactobacillus sp.:
- a CDS encoding DUF1659 domain-containing protein: MDWEKTSIKLTLLNKEKYTKGYIVRTFNNIVPNPKPEQLKLFGEAIELLSDGDTFSSAKVVLQDKYIND; the protein is encoded by the coding sequence ATGGACTGGGAAAAAACATCTATTAAGTTAACTTTATTAAACAAAGAAAAATATACAAAAGGATATATTGTTCGAACATTTAACAATATTGTACCAAATCCCAAACCTGAACAACTTAAATTGTTCGGTGAAGCAATCGAATTATTATCAGACGGCGACACTTTCTCATCAGCAAAGGTAGTACTTCAAGATAAATACATCAATGACTAA
- a CDS encoding DUF2922 domain-containing protein: MKKLQLTFNTADGKRHNLALNYIKEDLGADTTKSAMDKIIQSEIFQKEGLKLFAEVVGAKYIDRQEFPVFSPNIKNS; encoded by the coding sequence ATGAAAAAATTACAACTAACATTCAATACAGCGGACGGTAAGAGACATAACTTGGCTTTGAACTACATTAAAGAAGATTTAGGTGCTGATACGACTAAAAGTGCCATGGATAAGATCATCCAAAGCGAGATATTTCAAAAAGAAGGGCTTAAGTTGTTTGCGGAAGTTGTTGGTGCGAAGTATATCGATCGCCAAGAATTTCCAGTATTTTCTCCAAATATCAAAAATTCATAA
- a CDS encoding amino acid ABC transporter permease: MLWLQYLSIPDFFNAPLAVSSIPKILLGFPMSLILTVISFLLANILGFFLTLAQLSKRRWLRWPARVYISFMRGVPMLVVLFIIYFGFGAEALPAAIISFTIICSAFVSEVFRSSFSAVDIGQWEGGFSVGMNYRQVVRHIIFPQAFRISIPALGNILLDLFKGTSLAAMITVTEMFMQAKIIAGANQDYMTIYITIAFVYWFFCWMMTIAQTTLENKLKLD, from the coding sequence ATGTTGTGGTTGCAATATTTATCAATTCCAGATTTTTTCAATGCTCCATTAGCAGTCTCATCGATTCCTAAGATACTATTAGGATTTCCGATGTCGTTGATCTTAACGGTAATCAGCTTTTTATTAGCTAATATTTTGGGTTTTTTCTTAACCTTAGCTCAGTTGAGTAAGCGACGTTGGTTGCGTTGGCCCGCTCGAGTATATATTTCATTCATGCGTGGAGTGCCGATGTTGGTAGTTTTGTTCATCATTTATTTTGGTTTCGGTGCTGAAGCACTGCCAGCGGCGATAATCTCATTCACCATCATCTGCAGTGCCTTCGTGTCAGAAGTCTTTCGCTCATCATTTTCTGCAGTCGATATCGGGCAGTGGGAAGGTGGATTCTCGGTAGGGATGAACTATCGCCAAGTAGTCCGCCATATAATTTTTCCACAGGCATTTCGAATCTCGATTCCAGCACTAGGCAATATCCTGCTAGATCTGTTTAAAGGAACATCTTTAGCAGCGATGATCACAGTGACGGAAATGTTCATGCAGGCAAAAATCATTGCCGGAGCCAATCAAGATTACATGACAATATACATCACCATAGCATTCGTCTATTGGTTCTTCTGCTGGATGATGACAATAGCCCAGACAACACTAGAGAATAAATTAAAACTAGATTGA
- a CDS encoding SLAP domain-containing protein, translating to MKKSIKYAGVAAATLLAVAPVAAPVFNGQSVAPTAANTAKATYSTATQEDAYNAFDATFKDYNNATQADFVIGQLGETVLTQNRGIYSALQANAILKPLHPQYRGIGDVDVLAQLNEIAFLVLPANGETTAEWRAEMVAASEHGGSVSYRIVGLPLQDIKDHATWSNQELIKYFKPVELNGHALDKTVTAKTEVAQQEVHAMNINFDTPVDGYVGESKSDFYSNGKYPVTITDNKGNAVQAQDIASNFYNGLDTATFINGSELPKAGTVTQKMTIKFNRNEYNALFADLDQITINGQAFSGGLLSKVWDKAGNTVTVTRTINVGLDNYTDTTVNGQVHTPVQDMSNNTIVTHLYDAKGNQVASRGLSQGTDWFTDTKRVNNATGETYYRVSTNEWVKASDVSYSDNSDENNNNGGNTDESGLTNITALPAGSTVSLAGPAGFVYSLYGKDGSTATRGLAGDSAWSTDQQATDAAGNTYYRVSTDEWIMAGTGVTLN from the coding sequence ATGAAAAAATCTATCAAATATGCTGGAGTTGCTGCTGCTACATTATTAGCTGTTGCACCAGTTGCTGCACCTGTCTTCAACGGACAAAGTGTTGCACCTACAGCTGCTAATACAGCAAAAGCTACATACAGTACTGCTACACAAGAGGATGCATACAACGCATTCGATGCAACATTCAAAGACTACAACAATGCTACACAAGCTGACTTCGTAATCGGCCAATTAGGTGAAACAGTTTTGACACAAAACCGTGGAATCTATTCAGCATTGCAAGCTAACGCTATCTTAAAACCATTGCACCCACAATATCGTGGAATTGGTGACGTTGACGTTCTTGCACAATTGAACGAAATTGCTTTCCTTGTTTTACCTGCTAACGGCGAAACAACTGCTGAATGGAGAGCTGAAATGGTTGCTGCTTCAGAACATGGTGGCTCAGTTTCATACCGTATCGTTGGTCTTCCATTACAAGACATCAAAGATCACGCAACATGGTCAAACCAAGAATTGATCAAGTACTTCAAACCAGTTGAATTAAACGGTCACGCATTAGACAAGACTGTTACTGCTAAGACAGAAGTTGCTCAACAAGAAGTTCACGCAATGAACATTAACTTCGACACACCTGTTGATGGTTATGTTGGTGAATCAAAATCTGACTTCTACTCAAACGGTAAATACCCTGTTACAATCACAGACAACAAAGGTAACGCTGTTCAAGCACAAGATATTGCATCTAACTTCTACAATGGTTTAGATACAGCTACATTCATCAATGGTTCAGAACTTCCAAAGGCTGGAACTGTTACTCAAAAGATGACAATCAAGTTCAACCGTAACGAATACAATGCACTATTTGCTGATCTTGACCAAATCACAATCAACGGCCAAGCATTCTCAGGCGGTCTTCTTTCAAAAGTTTGGGACAAAGCTGGTAACACTGTAACAGTTACACGTACAATCAACGTTGGTCTTGACAACTACACTGATACAACAGTTAATGGTCAAGTTCACACACCAGTTCAAGACATGAGCAACAACACAATCGTTACTCACTTGTACGATGCTAAAGGTAACCAAGTTGCTTCACGTGGTTTGAGCCAAGGTACTGACTGGTTCACAGATACAAAACGTGTAAACAACGCTACTGGTGAAACATACTACCGTGTATCAACAAACGAATGGGTTAAAGCTTCTGATGTATCATACTCAGACAACTCAGACGAAAACAACAACAACGGTGGAAACACAGACGAATCAGGTCTTACAAACATCACAGCATTACCAGCTGGCTCAACAGTTTCATTAGCTGGTCCTGCAGGATTCGTTTACTCACTATATGGTAAAGATGGTTCAACTGCTACACGTGGTTTGGCTGGAGACTCAGCATGGTCAACAGACCAACAAGCTACTGATGCAGCTGGTAACACATACTACCGTGTATCAACAGACGAATGGATCATGGCAGGTACAGGTGTTACACTTAACTAA